The nucleotide sequence AAGTTGATATGGAAAAAATGACTGCGGCCATCGACTCTCTATCAGAATTAATTCTGACCATTCAAGGTGATGGTGATTACCAACGTGTGGACAAATTAGTCGCCGATATGGGGATTGTTCGTCAAGATTTAGCCGATGACTTAGCGAAACTAGAAAGCGCCAATATTCCGGTAGATATTGTCTTTAAACAAGGAAAAATGGTTTTAGATTTGTAATCTAATAAATTACAACATCTAAGAAACTAAAAAAACTAAAAAGCGCCTTTATTCGGGAACACTCAAATAGTGGCGCTTTCATATTTATAGATTCAACTTATTATTTAAACTTATCGTTTCAACTTATCACTTCAGTAATGACTAATAATAACTTCAATGATTAATCATCATCGTCCTTTTCTCCGACAGGGAAATCTTGCTCGACCTCTTCACCTGTAATCACTTCAACAACAGCCATCTGCTCTTTCGGATTAGGAATAACCAAGCCATCATATTGCACCGGGTTATCTTTTAGAGATAAATCGCCAACGTTACAAGCAAATACTACAGTATAAATTGCATCTTCAGGATCGACTTGTTCATCAAAACTATCACCGTTAGGGACAAAACCAAACTCATATTCATACTCAGAATCCTGTTCGTCATCATCGTCATCGTCGTCATCCATAACCACTAAAGTACTAGCAAATGGTGCGACAGCATTTGCAGGAACAGGCATTAATGAGTCATCAAAATCAACATCATCTGGATCATAGTTATCAACTAAGTTTTCGGCATTTTCACTTTGATCACCTTGGTATAAATACACGGTATGGACATCACCGGTACATAACGGGTCTAAATCGGTTGATAACGCCAAGATAGCCGCTAAGTCGACATCACCTTCTATGTGACCGCTGCTGGTACTACCGGTAATTCTTACACCGTGTGGTTTGATTATAAAACCATTTTTTGCCGGTTCATTGCCGCGCAGGACTAACGACTGTGTTAAGTCGAATTCAACGGTATAAGCAGGTCCTGATGCTGTTTCACTTGCACCAAGTACAACATCAAAACTACCTAAGCGTAAACGCGAGCTTGGCACCTTAATATCATAACAGCCTGGTCCTTCTGCAAATGAAATATCATCGCCTACATCACAGTTATTTGCATCGTTTTTCAAAACCACATAAGAGCTTTCATCTACCACAACAAGTTCCATTCGGTATGCACCTAGAGGTACTTCAATATCGTCATCTTCACTAATAAC is from Thalassotalea crassostreae and encodes:
- a CDS encoding DUF4382 domain-containing protein: MIHSKLTTVAVAVSLTLGLSHCGGSSNDEELAEIDVPFSLGISDAFVDDAMHVVITIDEIRLIPVNDSDDDDDDDDDSDDDDSRETIIIDSFSGGETVSIDLLQYTGSDQLTVISEDDDIEVPLGAYRMELVVVDESSYVVLKNDANNCDVGDDISFAEGPGCYDIKVPSSRLRLGSFDVVLGASETASGPAYTVEFDLTQSLVLRGNEPAKNGFIIKPHGVRITGSTSSGHIEGDVDLAAILALSTDLDPLCTGDVHTVYLYQGDQSENAENLVDNYDPDDVDFDDSLMPVPANAVAPFASTLVVMDDDDDDDDEQDSEYEYEFGFVPNGDSFDEQVDPEDAIYTVVFACNVGDLSLKDNPVQYDGLVIPNPKEQMAVVEVITGEEVEQDFPVGEKDDDD